The Streptomyces sp. NBC_00162 genome window below encodes:
- a CDS encoding catalase, with product MTQDAQRIPYSTNNAGVPVESDEHSLTVSPDGPILLQDHYLIEKMAQFNRERVPERVVHAKGAGAYGVFQVTNDVSQFTRADLFQPGRRTEMLARFSTVAGEQGSPDTWRDPRGFALKFYTEHGNYDLVGNNTPVFFVRDPMKFQDFIRSQKRRPDNGLRDHDMQWDFWTLSPESAHMVTWLMGDRGIPKDYRHMNGYGSHTYLWVNGGGERFWVKYHMKTDQGIGFLTQADADRIAGEDPDYHRRDLFDSIAGGEPPSWTMHVQVMPFEDAASYRFNPFDLTKVWPHGDYPLIEVGRMTLDKNPPDYFIHIEQAAFEPSNLVPGIGPSPDKMLLGRLFSYPDTHRYRIGPNYAQLPPNRARSLVSSYAKDGPMRFEASNAARPYAPNSYGGPAADVARFGEPAGWATAGEMVREAYSAHGQDDDWGQPGTMVRQVLDDAARDRLVSNVSGHLRDGVSAPVLERAFQYWRSIDKTTGDRIAAAVSGP from the coding sequence GTGACCCAGGACGCGCAGAGGATTCCGTACTCGACGAACAACGCCGGGGTTCCGGTGGAGAGCGACGAGCACTCGCTCACCGTGAGTCCCGACGGCCCGATCCTGCTCCAGGACCACTACCTGATCGAGAAGATGGCCCAGTTCAATCGTGAACGGGTCCCCGAGCGGGTGGTCCACGCCAAGGGCGCGGGCGCGTACGGCGTCTTCCAGGTCACCAATGACGTCAGTCAGTTCACGAGGGCCGACCTCTTCCAGCCGGGCCGCAGGACCGAGATGCTGGCCCGCTTCTCTACGGTCGCGGGCGAGCAGGGCTCCCCCGACACCTGGCGGGACCCGCGCGGATTCGCCCTGAAGTTCTACACCGAGCACGGCAACTACGACCTGGTCGGGAACAACACCCCGGTCTTCTTCGTGCGGGACCCGATGAAGTTCCAGGACTTCATCCGGTCCCAGAAGCGCCGCCCCGACAACGGGCTGCGCGACCACGACATGCAGTGGGACTTCTGGACCCTGTCCCCCGAGTCCGCGCACATGGTGACGTGGCTGATGGGCGACCGGGGCATTCCGAAGGACTACCGGCACATGAACGGCTACGGCTCGCACACCTACCTGTGGGTCAACGGCGGCGGCGAGCGGTTCTGGGTCAAGTACCACATGAAGACGGACCAGGGCATCGGCTTCCTGACGCAGGCCGACGCCGACCGGATCGCGGGCGAGGACCCCGACTACCACCGGCGCGACCTCTTCGACTCGATCGCGGGCGGCGAGCCGCCGAGCTGGACCATGCACGTGCAGGTCATGCCCTTCGAGGACGCGGCGAGCTACCGCTTCAACCCCTTCGACCTCACCAAGGTGTGGCCGCACGGCGATTACCCGCTGATCGAGGTCGGCCGGATGACCCTGGACAAGAATCCGCCGGACTACTTCATCCACATCGAGCAGGCCGCCTTCGAGCCCTCGAACCTGGTGCCGGGCATCGGCCCGTCGCCGGACAAGATGCTGCTCGGCCGGCTGTTCTCGTACCCCGACACGCACCGCTACCGGATCGGGCCGAACTACGCCCAGCTCCCGCCGAACCGGGCCCGCTCGCTGGTGTCCTCGTACGCCAAGGACGGACCGATGCGGTTCGAGGCGTCCAACGCGGCCCGCCCGTACGCACCGAACTCGTACGGCGGCCCCGCGGCCGACGTCGCGCGCTTCGGCGAGCCGGCCGGCTGGGCCACGGCGGGCGAGATGGTCCGCGAGGCGTACTCCGCGCACGGCCAGGACGACGACTGGGGCCAGCCCGGCACGATGGTCCGGCAGGTCCTCGACGACGCGGCACGCGACCGCCTCGTCTCGAACGTCAGCGGGCACCTGCGGGACGGGGTCAGCGCCCCGGTCCTGGAGCGTGCCTTCCAGTACTGGCGCAGCATCGACAAGACCACGGGCGACCGGATCGCGGCGGCGGTCTCGGGCCCCTGA